One Microcoleus sp. AS-A8 DNA window includes the following coding sequences:
- the treY gene encoding malto-oligosyltrehalose synthase, producing the protein MRIPTATYRIQFQSEFKFEAAKNIINYLAELGISDLYASPIFKATPGSTHGYDVVDPTQLNPELGTAEDFEALVSEIKNHDMGWVQDIVPNHMAYHSQNAWLMDVLENGLDSEFSDYFDIEWEHTYEDIKGRVLAPMMGSFYGEALENGEIQLNYEESGLSVNYYALKLPVRIESYGRFIGQNLGQLARELGKRHPDFLKLLGILYLIKSIPNETKGKERYAQIAFVKVLLWELYTQNPEVKEFIDSNVKLFNGEKGNPDSFHFLDSLLKDQFYRLSFWKVGAEEINYRRFFTVNELISMRVQELKVFNKTHDLVSQLVEQGKVTGLRIDHIDGLYDPTQYLKRLREKTGDVYITVEKILELEEDLPKGWPVEGTSGYDFLNYVNGIFCKTESEKKFTEIYTQLSSSQSDYEQLFFDKKHLIVEKNLAGDVDNLAQILKKIAGQSRLGIDFTMNGLKRTLSEVLCLFPVYRTYVNGDGLSEDDRTYIKEAIEEARGRIPLLLNELNYIEKLLLLEWEESLTEEQKALRLHFVMRFQQLSGPLMAKGIEDTLFYLYNRLLALNEVGGNPGKFGITLNEFHEVNQQQMTAWPHKMNATATHDTKRGEDVRSRLNVLSEIPEEWEKQVKRWSEINRSKKHEVRGKAVPVGNDEYFFYQTLVGSYPFNESENASFLGRVKDYMLKSVREAKLHTAWLRPDSAYEEEFLAFVERVLEPSDSNEFMKEFLPFQKWVAGYGIFNSLSQVLLKYTAPGVPDTYQGTELWDLSMVDPDNRRPVDYDQRISCLQEIQQNLQTDSLKLIDELLSSKEDGRVKLFLTYRVLQARKENLTVFQKGDYLPLEVTGKFKEHIVAFARRDGETTVIAIAPRFLTSLIEPGTLPLGESVWEDTRIELPQGMPTSWTNAISLQTFSEDGIVSIGKALQHFPVALLTS; encoded by the coding sequence ATGCGAATTCCCACAGCCACTTACCGGATTCAATTTCAGTCAGAATTTAAGTTTGAAGCAGCAAAAAATATCATTAATTATCTGGCTGAATTAGGAATTTCTGACCTCTACGCCTCGCCAATCTTTAAAGCTACACCCGGCAGTACCCACGGCTATGATGTCGTTGACCCCACTCAACTGAATCCTGAACTGGGAACAGCAGAGGATTTTGAAGCACTGGTGAGTGAAATCAAGAATCATGACATGGGGTGGGTACAGGATATTGTGCCCAACCACATGGCTTATCATAGCCAAAATGCTTGGCTAATGGATGTTCTAGAAAATGGGCTTGATTCTGAATTTTCTGACTACTTCGACATTGAATGGGAACATACTTACGAAGACATTAAGGGGCGAGTACTTGCTCCCATGATGGGTAGTTTTTATGGAGAAGCTTTGGAGAATGGTGAAATTCAGCTTAACTATGAGGAGAGTGGGTTAAGCGTCAATTATTATGCTTTGAAATTGCCTGTCCGAATAGAATCTTATGGTCGGTTTATCGGTCAGAATTTGGGACAGTTAGCAAGAGAACTGGGTAAGCGCCATCCCGATTTTCTCAAGTTATTAGGTATTCTTTATCTAATAAAAAGCATACCTAACGAAACCAAGGGTAAGGAACGATATGCCCAGATAGCCTTTGTAAAAGTACTATTGTGGGAACTCTACACCCAAAATCCGGAAGTCAAAGAATTTATTGATAGCAATGTAAAGCTTTTTAATGGAGAAAAGGGAAACCCTGATAGTTTTCATTTTCTGGATAGTTTGCTAAAAGACCAGTTCTACCGACTATCGTTTTGGAAAGTCGGTGCGGAAGAAATCAATTATCGAAGATTTTTTACCGTTAATGAACTGATTTCGATGAGGGTGCAAGAACTCAAAGTCTTTAACAAAACTCACGATTTAGTAAGCCAGCTTGTTGAGCAAGGAAAAGTCACTGGATTACGAATCGACCACATTGATGGACTTTATGACCCAACGCAATATCTGAAGCGACTCCGGGAAAAAACAGGGGATGTCTATATCACTGTTGAAAAGATTTTGGAACTTGAAGAAGATTTACCTAAGGGCTGGCCTGTTGAGGGGACAAGCGGCTATGATTTTTTAAATTACGTCAATGGAATTTTCTGCAAAACCGAGAGTGAGAAAAAGTTTACAGAGATCTACACTCAACTCAGTAGCTCCCAAAGCGATTACGAGCAGCTATTTTTTGATAAGAAACACCTAATTGTCGAGAAGAACTTGGCGGGAGATGTCGATAATCTGGCTCAGATCCTGAAAAAAATCGCAGGTCAATCTCGACTGGGGATTGACTTTACCATGAATGGTTTGAAAAGAACCCTTTCAGAAGTACTGTGCCTTTTCCCGGTTTATCGCACCTACGTAAATGGAGATGGGTTGAGTGAAGACGATCGCACCTACATCAAGGAAGCAATTGAAGAAGCCAGAGGGCGAATTCCGCTGCTTTTGAATGAACTTAACTATATTGAAAAGTTGCTCTTGCTGGAATGGGAGGAGTCGTTAACGGAAGAGCAAAAAGCTTTACGGCTTCACTTCGTGATGAGGTTCCAACAGTTGAGTGGACCTCTAATGGCGAAAGGGATTGAGGACACACTATTTTATTTGTATAACCGACTTCTAGCTTTGAACGAAGTGGGGGGGAATCCTGGAAAATTTGGCATCACCCTCAATGAGTTTCATGAGGTCAATCAACAACAAATGACGGCTTGGCCTCACAAGATGAATGCTACGGCAACTCATGACACCAAACGAGGTGAGGATGTGCGGTCAAGATTGAATGTGCTTTCAGAAATCCCAGAAGAATGGGAAAAACAGGTGAAACGTTGGAGTGAAATTAATCGCTCTAAAAAACATGAGGTCAGGGGAAAAGCGGTTCCTGTTGGCAATGATGAATACTTCTTCTATCAGACCTTGGTGGGTTCTTATCCGTTTAATGAAAGTGAGAATGCTTCGTTTCTGGGACGGGTGAAAGACTATATGCTTAAGTCCGTAAGAGAGGCTAAACTGCATACGGCTTGGCTACGCCCTGATAGTGCTTATGAAGAGGAATTTCTGGCTTTTGTGGAAAGAGTTTTAGAGCCTTCTGACTCGAATGAATTCATGAAGGAGTTTCTGCCTTTCCAGAAGTGGGTAGCAGGCTATGGGATCTTTAATTCACTGTCACAGGTATTGCTGAAATATACAGCGCCCGGTGTACCGGATACCTATCAGGGAACGGAGTTATGGGACTTGAGCATGGTAGACCCGGATAACCGACGTCCGGTTGATTACGACCAGCGAATTTCTTGTTTGCAGGAGATTCAACAGAACCTACAAACCGATAGTCTGAAGCTGATAGATGAGTTATTGTCGAGTAAGGAAGATGGTCGAGTTAAACTGTTCCTAACTTACCGAGTTCTTCAGGCTAGAAAAGAGAATTTGACAGTGTTCCAGAAGGGAGATTATCTGCCTCTAGAAGTGACGGGAAAGTTCAAGGAGCATATTGTGGCATTTGCCAGACGCGATGGTGAAACGACAGTCATTGCGATCGCACCTCGCTTCCTGACAAGCTTGATCGAACCCGGAACACTCCCCCTAGGGGAATCGGTATGGGAGGATACCCGCATCGAGTTACCTCAAGGAATGCCGACATCCTGGACAAATGCTATTTCTTTGCAGACGTTTTCTGAAGATGGCATTGTGTCCATTGGCAAGGCATTGCAACACTTTCCCGTAGCGTTGCTGACAAGCTAG
- a CDS encoding NUDIX hydrolase, protein MVDLRWLEWAKKLQAIAQNGLTYTENPFDLERYQSIRKIAADMMATYSQTDPLYILNLFADEVGPATPKVDVRGVVFKENKILLVKERLDGGWTLPGGWADVGESPRESVEREVYEESGFQTRAVKLLAVYDRNRHPHSPSPYYVYKLFFQCELVSGEPSPSLETTEVEFFAEHEIPELSHARVTPSQIALIFEYSRHPEWYTSFD, encoded by the coding sequence ATGGTGGATCTCAGGTGGCTTGAATGGGCAAAGAAATTACAGGCGATCGCTCAAAACGGCCTCACGTACACTGAAAACCCGTTTGATCTTGAGCGATACCAGTCAATCCGCAAAATTGCGGCTGACATGATGGCTACCTACTCTCAAACAGATCCACTCTACATCCTCAATCTATTTGCGGATGAAGTAGGCCCTGCTACTCCTAAGGTTGATGTGCGAGGCGTAGTATTTAAAGAGAATAAAATCTTGTTGGTCAAAGAGCGACTCGATGGCGGTTGGACGCTACCCGGAGGATGGGCGGATGTGGGTGAAAGTCCTAGAGAGTCTGTGGAACGAGAAGTGTATGAAGAGTCTGGGTTTCAAACTCGCGCTGTCAAATTACTCGCCGTTTATGACAGAAACCGACACCCCCATTCCCCCAGTCCCTATTATGTCTACAAGCTGTTTTTTCAATGCGAGTTAGTTAGTGGTGAACCATCGCCGAGCCTAGAGACAACAGAAGTGGAATTCTTTGCTGAACATGAGATTCCCGAATTATCTCACGCTCGCGTGACACCGAGTCAAATTGCTCTAATTTTCGAGTATTCTCGGCATCCTGAGTGGTATACAAGCTTCGATTAA
- the glgB gene encoding 1,4-alpha-glucan branching protein GlgB: MTQTSVNPNQQEVTNGYVSLLTEDDLYLFNEGSHFHLYEKLGSHPVVVNGVEGTYFAVWAPNATEVCVKGDFNGWQDYGHCLSLKGNSGIWEGFIPGLTKGNLYKYRVVNHNTGYAVDKADPVAFLAELPPRTGSVVWDTEYTWQDQEWMEKRDRIQALDAPMSVYEVHLGSWMRVPEEGDRFLTYRELASKLAEYVQQMGFTHVELMPITEHPFYGSWGYQTTGYFAPTGRYGTPQDFMYLVDYLHQHGIGVILDWVPSHFPTDQHGLSYFDGTNLYEHADPRKGFHPDWQSSIFNYGRHEVRSFLISSAFFWLDKCHIDGLRVDAVASMLYLDYSRKEGEWIPNHHGGRENFEAIEFLRRFNEAVYKHFPGIQTIAEESTSWPMVARPLYVGGLGFGMKWDMGWMHDTLSYMSQEPIHRKYHHNKLTFRMLYAFNENFALPLSHDEVVHGKGSLIGKMPGDYWQKFANLRLLFGYMYAQAAKKLLFMGGEIGQWSEWNHDRSLDWNLLEYPMHSGLQKWVADLNHTYRTEPAMHELDFDWQGFDWIDCNDSEQSVISLVRKGKSPEDVVLAVCNFTPVPRYNYRIGVPAAGFWRELLNSDAGDYGGSGLGNMGGVHAEEMAHHGQPYSVNLTLPPLAIAFFKRC, from the coding sequence ATGACACAAACATCAGTTAATCCAAACCAACAAGAGGTGACAAACGGTTATGTCAGCCTGCTAACTGAGGATGACCTCTATCTGTTTAATGAAGGGTCACACTTCCACCTTTATGAAAAATTAGGGTCTCACCCCGTCGTGGTCAATGGCGTAGAGGGAACTTACTTTGCCGTTTGGGCACCCAATGCAACTGAGGTCTGTGTTAAAGGAGATTTCAACGGGTGGCAAGATTACGGTCACTGCCTATCTCTGAAAGGAAACTCCGGGATTTGGGAAGGCTTTATTCCTGGCCTGACCAAAGGCAACCTCTACAAGTACCGCGTCGTCAATCACAATACTGGCTATGCGGTGGATAAAGCCGATCCAGTTGCCTTTTTAGCCGAACTTCCGCCGAGGACAGGTTCAGTCGTTTGGGACACTGAATACACTTGGCAAGACCAAGAGTGGATGGAAAAACGCGATCGCATACAAGCCCTCGACGCACCCATGTCCGTCTACGAGGTACACTTAGGCTCCTGGATGCGAGTCCCAGAAGAGGGTGATCGTTTCCTCACGTACCGGGAACTGGCTTCAAAACTGGCTGAGTATGTCCAGCAGATGGGATTTACCCACGTTGAATTGATGCCGATTACTGAGCATCCCTTTTACGGATCGTGGGGTTACCAAACAACAGGCTACTTTGCGCCAACCGGCCGCTATGGGACTCCTCAAGACTTTATGTACTTGGTGGACTACCTGCATCAGCATGGAATTGGTGTGATTTTGGATTGGGTGCCGTCTCATTTCCCCACCGATCAGCATGGACTGAGTTATTTTGATGGGACAAACCTGTACGAACACGCCGACCCCCGCAAAGGGTTCCATCCTGACTGGCAAAGCAGTATTTTTAACTACGGTCGCCATGAAGTCCGCAGTTTCTTAATTAGCAGTGCCTTTTTCTGGCTCGACAAGTGCCATATTGATGGACTGCGGGTGGATGCCGTAGCATCGATGCTGTATTTAGACTATTCCCGCAAAGAAGGAGAGTGGATTCCCAATCATCACGGTGGTAGGGAAAATTTTGAGGCGATCGAGTTTCTGCGGCGCTTTAATGAAGCGGTTTACAAGCATTTTCCAGGTATCCAAACCATTGCGGAAGAGTCCACCTCTTGGCCGATGGTTGCCCGCCCCCTGTATGTGGGGGGTCTAGGATTTGGAATGAAATGGGACATGGGTTGGATGCATGACACCCTCAGCTATATGTCCCAAGAACCTATCCACCGGAAGTACCATCACAATAAACTCACCTTCCGGATGCTCTACGCCTTTAACGAGAACTTCGCCCTGCCCCTTTCTCATGATGAAGTGGTTCATGGTAAGGGTTCACTGATTGGCAAAATGCCGGGAGATTACTGGCAGAAATTTGCCAATTTGCGCTTGCTTTTTGGATACATGTATGCTCAAGCCGCAAAGAAACTGTTGTTTATGGGCGGGGAAATCGGTCAATGGTCGGAATGGAACCATGATCGGAGCTTAGACTGGAATCTTCTAGAGTATCCCATGCACTCAGGTCTGCAAAAGTGGGTGGCTGACTTGAACCACACTTATCGCACTGAACCTGCCATGCACGAATTAGATTTTGACTGGCAAGGTTTTGACTGGATTGATTGCAACGACTCAGAACAAAGTGTGATTAGTTTGGTTCGCAAGGGTAAGTCTCCCGAAGATGTGGTGTTAGCCGTTTGTAACTTTACCCCTGTACCGCGCTACAACTACCGCATCGGTGTCCCGGCAGCAGGCTTCTGGCGGGAGTTACTCAACAGTGATGCTGGGGACTACGGCGGTAGCGGTTTGGGCAATATGGGTGGCGTCCATGCAGAGGAAATGGCTCATCACGGTCAGCCCTACTCGGTGAATCTTACTTTACCGCCTTTGGCGATCGCTTTTTTCAAGCGTTGTTAA
- the treS gene encoding maltose alpha-D-glucosyltransferase encodes MQTAHSILKDDPLWFKNAIIYEVPVRAFADSNGDGIGDFRGLTEKLDYLQDLGVTALWVLPFFPSPLRDDGYDIADYTSVNPIYGTLDDFKEFLEAAHQRGIRVIIELIINHTSDQHPWFQRARRAPKGSVERDFYVWSDTPDKYQEARIIFQDFETSNWAWDPIAKGYYWHRFYSHQPDLNYDNPAVRQAVFEVLDFWLEMGVDGLRMDAVPYLYERQGTNCENLAETHAFLKQMRSHVDEKFPNRMLLAEANQWPEDAVQYYGAGDECHMNFHFPLMPRLFMSLRMEDSFPISDILQQTPAIPDNCQWGLFLRNHDELTLEMVSDEDRDYMWRVYAQDPEMRVNLGIRRRLAPLLGNDRRQIELLNALLLSMPGTPVLYYGDEIGMGDNVYVGDRNGVRTPMHWSADRNAGFSRANPHKLYLPVIVESEYHYEAINVEAQRANPNSLWYWMKRLIATRKRFDAFGKGTFEFLHPENRKVLAFTRTYNDEHILVVANLSRFVQTVELDLSHLKGMVPVEIFGRTEFPPIGDSSYFLSVGPYSFYWLTLQLKPSALQPSQPQAELRSLAVTGQWQNIFSQPQSRGTLESILPDYLYTCRWFGGKARKIQSTHITEVIPVPCKDTDREGVASARTSAQLVWLRVDYIQGDPETYLLLLSYAEGEQALHLLADMPRFVLARLQIAGKEEAGVLFDAAADKNFLTFPLNAIAHQRRYKGMAGELLATATDIFQSLSGGTTDLEPSLIKGEQSNTSIIYGDRLILKLFRKLEEGINPDLEIGRFLTEKKVLEHFASIGGALEYRRPKAEPMTVGILQEFILDTRSSWEYTLDSLRSYFEHVAVQQADITEVPVPSDSLLDLQAAFNEPETLSPDAEDGNGQFSASPWPHVSSVPMDSLVSQTIGSYLSSAQLLGQRTAELHLALTSAPENPDFAPEPFTSFYQRSIYQYSRNLAGQVFLLLKNRLKQLPPGTQELGQAVLEASEQIMGRFQLLLNQKITAMRTRTHGDYHLGQVLYTGKDFIIIDFEGEPARSLSERRMKRSALRDVAGMLQSFNYAVSMALRNEVESGMIRPDNFPIMEQWAQFWYRWVSAAFLNAYLTTAGKDSFLPQTKAELQVLLDNYLLEKVIYELGYELNNRPTWVEIPLRRILQLQESASRGNYSQTASRSH; translated from the coding sequence ATGCAAACCGCTCACTCGATATTAAAAGACGATCCCCTGTGGTTTAAGAACGCCATCATTTACGAGGTGCCTGTTCGTGCCTTTGCTGATAGCAATGGTGATGGCATTGGTGACTTTCGCGGACTGACAGAAAAACTGGATTACTTACAAGATTTAGGCGTCACGGCACTCTGGGTACTCCCATTTTTCCCGTCACCCCTGCGAGATGATGGATACGATATTGCCGATTACACCAGTGTTAACCCCATCTATGGCACATTAGACGACTTCAAAGAATTTTTAGAGGCGGCTCATCAGCGTGGCATTCGCGTCATTATCGAGTTAATTATCAACCATACCTCCGACCAACATCCCTGGTTTCAGCGGGCGCGACGGGCACCCAAAGGCAGTGTAGAACGAGATTTTTACGTCTGGAGCGATACTCCCGACAAGTACCAAGAAGCGCGGATTATTTTCCAGGATTTTGAAACCTCGAACTGGGCTTGGGACCCCATCGCCAAAGGTTACTACTGGCATCGCTTTTACTCGCATCAACCGGATTTAAATTACGACAATCCTGCCGTGCGCCAAGCCGTCTTTGAGGTTCTGGATTTTTGGTTAGAGATGGGCGTTGATGGGCTACGCATGGATGCGGTGCCTTATCTGTATGAGCGACAAGGGACGAACTGCGAGAACTTGGCAGAAACCCATGCCTTCCTGAAGCAGATGCGATCGCATGTAGACGAAAAGTTCCCCAATCGGATGCTGCTGGCGGAGGCGAATCAATGGCCTGAGGATGCTGTGCAATATTATGGGGCTGGGGACGAATGCCACATGAACTTCCATTTTCCCCTGATGCCTCGCTTGTTCATGTCCCTACGGATGGAGGATAGTTTCCCGATTAGTGACATCCTCCAGCAAACGCCTGCGATCCCCGATAACTGTCAGTGGGGATTGTTCCTGCGGAATCACGATGAACTAACGCTGGAAATGGTCAGTGATGAAGACCGGGATTACATGTGGAGGGTCTACGCTCAAGACCCGGAAATGAGGGTAAACTTAGGCATCCGCCGCCGTCTGGCTCCCCTATTGGGAAATGACCGCCGCCAGATTGAGTTGCTGAATGCGCTGCTGTTGTCGATGCCAGGAACTCCCGTCCTCTACTACGGGGATGAAATTGGCATGGGAGATAACGTTTATGTTGGCGATCGCAACGGCGTCCGCACCCCGATGCACTGGAGTGCTGACCGGAACGCGGGTTTTAGTCGTGCTAACCCTCATAAGTTATATTTACCCGTCATCGTTGAGTCGGAATATCACTACGAAGCGATTAACGTCGAGGCACAACGGGCTAACCCCAATTCCCTCTGGTATTGGATGAAACGTTTGATTGCCACCCGCAAGCGTTTTGACGCTTTTGGTAAAGGAACCTTTGAATTCCTACACCCGGAGAACCGCAAAGTTCTGGCCTTCACGCGCACCTACAATGATGAACACATCTTGGTCGTGGCGAACTTGTCCCGCTTTGTGCAAACGGTGGAATTAGACTTATCCCACCTCAAGGGAATGGTGCCCGTTGAGATTTTTGGTCGCACGGAGTTCCCACCCATTGGAGACTCGTCCTACTTCCTCAGTGTTGGGCCTTACTCGTTCTACTGGCTTACCCTACAACTTAAACCCAGTGCGCTTCAGCCGTCTCAACCTCAAGCAGAGCTACGGAGTCTAGCGGTTACTGGTCAGTGGCAGAACATTTTTTCCCAACCCCAGTCGAGAGGGACTTTGGAATCTATCCTGCCGGATTACCTGTATACCTGTCGCTGGTTTGGTGGCAAAGCCCGGAAGATTCAATCTACACACATTACTGAAGTGATCCCGGTGCCCTGCAAGGACACAGATAGGGAAGGCGTAGCGAGTGCGCGAACGTCTGCTCAGCTAGTTTGGTTGCGTGTGGACTATATCCAGGGAGACCCGGAAACATACCTGCTGCTCTTGTCCTATGCAGAGGGTGAGCAAGCGCTGCACCTTTTGGCAGACATGCCTCGATTTGTGCTGGCTCGCCTCCAAATTGCCGGAAAAGAAGAAGCTGGAGTTCTCTTCGATGCCGCAGCAGACAAGAACTTTTTGACCTTCCCGTTGAATGCGATCGCTCACCAGCGCCGCTACAAAGGGATGGCAGGGGAATTGCTTGCCACGGCTACTGATATCTTCCAAAGCTTGAGCGGTGGGACAACTGACTTGGAGCCTTCCCTGATTAAGGGTGAGCAGAGCAATACTTCGATTATTTATGGCGATCGCCTCATCCTTAAACTCTTCCGTAAGCTTGAAGAGGGCATTAACCCCGATTTGGAAATTGGGCGTTTCCTCACCGAGAAAAAAGTCTTGGAACACTTTGCCTCCATTGGTGGGGCGCTGGAGTATCGCCGTCCCAAAGCCGAACCCATGACTGTGGGGATATTGCAGGAGTTTATCCTCGATACCCGCAGTAGCTGGGAGTATACCCTCGATAGCCTGCGTAGTTACTTCGAGCATGTAGCGGTGCAGCAGGCGGATATTACCGAAGTCCCCGTGCCATCAGACTCCCTGTTAGATTTGCAGGCAGCTTTCAATGAGCCGGAAACACTCAGCCCAGATGCAGAGGATGGGAATGGGCAATTCTCGGCGTCCCCCTGGCCCCACGTCTCATCGGTGCCGATGGATTCCTTAGTTTCCCAAACCATCGGTTCCTACTTGAGTAGCGCTCAATTGCTGGGTCAGCGCACGGCGGAACTCCATCTTGCCCTCACTTCTGCTCCAGAGAATCCCGACTTTGCCCCAGAACCCTTTACATCGTTCTATCAGCGATCGATTTACCAATACTCACGCAACTTAGCAGGGCAAGTGTTTTTGTTGTTGAAAAATCGCCTGAAACAACTGCCACCCGGCACCCAAGAGTTGGGGCAAGCTGTCCTTGAGGCCAGTGAGCAGATTATGGGGCGCTTCCAGTTACTCCTGAATCAAAAAATCACGGCAATGCGAACCCGTACCCACGGGGACTACCACTTAGGACAAGTGCTGTACACGGGTAAGGACTTTATCATCATTGACTTTGAGGGAGAACCGGCTCGCAGCTTGAGCGAACGACGCATGAAGCGATCGGCTTTACGAGACGTAGCAGGAATGCTGCAATCATTCAACTACGCTGTCAGCATGGCACTTCGCAATGAAGTCGAAAGTGGGATGATCCGCCCTGACAATTTCCCGATCATGGAGCAATGGGCGCAGTTCTGGTATCGCTGGGTAAGTGCGGCTTTCCTGAATGCCTATCTCACAACGGCAGGCAAGGACTCTTTCTTACCCCAAACAAAAGCAGAGCTGCAAGTGCTTCTGGATAACTATCTGTTGGAGAAAGTGATCTACGAATTAGGTTACGAACTCAACAACCGCCCGACTTGGGTGGAAATTCCACTACGACGGATTCTCCAGTTGCAGGAGTCCGCGTCGAGGGGGAATTACAGTCAAACCGCTTCGCGGAGTCACTAG
- a CDS encoding alpha-1,4-glucan--maltose-1-phosphate maltosyltransferase encodes MLPRDGRQRVQIEGVSPEIDGGRFPIKRTIGEKIHVEADMFCDGHDVIAGVILYRPETSQQWQETPLSALVNDRWEGEFTVSEMGSYVYTIMAWVDHFKSWRRDIQKKIDAVQVVPVDWLIGAQLIEQASQRASGDDAEQLKTWSEALRSHAKAGNGILEDKIVSPQLAFLMAKYPDRQLASTYEKLLKVTVDREKARFSTWYELFPRSCGAPGEHGTFADCIARLPYIADLGFDVLYLPPIHPIGITFRKGKNNTVVAEPGDVGVPWGIGAPEGGHKAIHTQLGTIEDFRNLVSKAAEYGIEIALDLAYQCSPDHPYARENPQWFKRRPDGTIQHAENPPKKYQDIYPIDFETEDWQNLWEELKSIVLFWIDQGVHIFRVDNPHTKAFPFWEWMIGEVKQAYPDVLFLAEAFTRPKVMSRLAKMGFSQSYTYFTWRNSKWELTEYMKELTQSEVREFFRPNFWPNTPDILHAFLQNGGRPAFILRLVLAGTLTANYGIYGPAFDVCENRPIREGSEEYLDSEKYQIREWDLNSPYTIKDYIARVNRSRREHPALQSNNSIRFHHIDNEEIICYTKQTEDLRDVMLMVVNLNPYHTHSGWIHLPLESLGIKPDQPYQLHDLLNNAQYTWEGEYNYVELNPHITPAHLFWIQQ; translated from the coding sequence ATGCTGCCTAGGGATGGTAGACAACGAGTCCAGATTGAGGGAGTCTCGCCAGAAATTGATGGGGGTCGTTTTCCCATCAAGCGAACCATCGGTGAGAAAATCCATGTTGAAGCCGATATGTTTTGTGATGGACACGATGTGATCGCGGGTGTGATTTTGTACCGTCCAGAAACATCCCAACAGTGGCAGGAAACACCACTGTCCGCCTTGGTCAATGACCGATGGGAAGGGGAATTCACCGTTTCCGAGATGGGGAGTTATGTCTATACCATCATGGCTTGGGTAGACCATTTTAAGTCTTGGCGGCGAGACATTCAGAAAAAGATCGACGCGGTACAGGTTGTACCCGTTGATTGGCTGATTGGAGCTCAATTAATTGAGCAAGCGAGTCAGCGAGCCTCAGGGGATGATGCCGAACAATTAAAAACTTGGTCGGAGGCTCTGCGTTCCCATGCCAAGGCTGGCAATGGCATCCTTGAGGACAAAATCGTGTCACCGCAACTGGCTTTCCTCATGGCCAAGTATCCTGACCGACAATTGGCCAGCACTTACGAAAAACTCCTCAAAGTTACAGTTGATCGAGAAAAAGCCCGCTTCAGCACTTGGTACGAACTGTTTCCCCGCTCCTGTGGCGCACCCGGAGAACATGGTACCTTCGCCGACTGTATCGCCCGTCTCCCCTACATTGCCGATTTGGGCTTTGATGTCCTCTACCTACCGCCCATTCACCCGATTGGCATTACCTTTCGCAAAGGAAAAAACAACACTGTTGTCGCCGAACCGGGAGATGTGGGAGTGCCTTGGGGAATCGGTGCTCCAGAGGGAGGGCACAAAGCGATTCATACCCAACTCGGTACGATTGAAGACTTCCGAAATTTAGTGAGTAAAGCGGCGGAGTATGGCATTGAGATAGCCTTAGACCTCGCTTACCAGTGTTCCCCCGACCATCCCTATGCGCGGGAGAATCCCCAATGGTTTAAGCGTAGACCCGATGGCACGATTCAACATGCAGAAAACCCTCCCAAAAAGTATCAAGATATTTACCCCATAGACTTTGAAACCGAAGACTGGCAAAACCTGTGGGAAGAGTTAAAAAGTATTGTGCTGTTTTGGATTGACCAAGGGGTACACATCTTCCGCGTGGATAATCCCCATACCAAAGCGTTTCCGTTTTGGGAGTGGATGATTGGAGAAGTCAAACAAGCTTATCCCGATGTCCTCTTCCTGGCAGAAGCCTTTACCCGTCCCAAGGTGATGTCTCGCCTCGCCAAGATGGGCTTTAGCCAGTCCTATACTTATTTCACTTGGCGCAATAGTAAGTGGGAATTGACCGAGTACATGAAGGAACTCACCCAGAGTGAGGTACGCGAGTTCTTTCGACCCAATTTTTGGCCGAATACGCCAGATATTCTCCATGCATTTCTCCAAAACGGCGGACGACCGGCTTTTATTCTCCGGTTAGTTCTCGCCGGCACCTTAACCGCCAATTACGGTATTTATGGGCCAGCCTTTGATGTATGTGAAAACCGACCCATTCGAGAAGGAAGCGAAGAATATTTAGATTCGGAGAAATATCAAATCCGGGAATGGGACTTGAATAGTCCTTACACCATCAAAGATTACATTGCACGGGTGAATCGCAGCCGTCGAGAGCATCCAGCCTTGCAGAGTAACAATAGCATCCGATTCCATCACATTGATAACGAGGAGATTATCTGTTACACCAAACAAACTGAAGATTTGAGAGATGTGATGCTGATGGTGGTAAATCTAAATCCTTACCATACCCACTCTGGCTGGATTCATTTACCATTAGAGTCATTGGGAATCAAACCCGATCAACCCTACCAGCTTCATGATTTGCTCAATAATGCTCAATACACTTGGGAGGGTGAATATAACTATGTTGAACTCAATCCCCATATCACTCCAGCCCATCTTTTTTGGATTCAACAGTAG